The DNA sequence GTCCTCGGCACGGCGCTGTCGGAGGTGCTGCCGCGCTACTGGGAGCTGGAGCTGTGGGCCGACCTGCCCGGGCCCGACTTCCACGCGGTGTTCCTGGTGCCGGTGTACCAGCGGCCGGGGCCCGCAGGGCCCTGACCGGCCGGGCGGCCGGCCGTCGAGCCGGGGCCCTCGCGGCGGGCGCCGGCGCAGGCGGCCCGGCGGCCAGGCCGGTCGGTCACCGCTCCTCTGACGGCGCCGCCGGCGGGGCCGCGCCCGGCGCCAGCACCCCGGGCGCCAGGTCGAGCAGGTCCTCGGCCGTGAGGATGGCCACCAGGTGCTCCCCCTGCTTCACCGGGAGGCAGCCGATGCGGTTCTGCTTCATGAGGTGCAGGGCCATCAGCACCGGCGCCTCGGGCGTCACGGTGATGAGGCTCCGCTTCATGACCTCGGCCACCGGCGTGCTGGGGGCGCCGGGCGGCGGCGGGTGGGTGGCCAGCGCCGCGAGGTGGCGCTCCACGCCGCGCCTCGACACCAGCCCGACCAGCCGCCCCGCCTCGTCCTCGACCGGCAGGTGGCGGAGCCGCCGCCAGCTCATCAGCTCGGCCGCCAGCTCGACCGGGTCGTCCGGGCGCAGGGTGACGAGGTCGGTGGTCATGTGCTGCCCGACCCGGTGGTGGCCGGTGCGGGCGCTGTCGTTCTCGTCGAGCTGGGCGCCCTCCCACTCGCTCACCACCTTGCCGGACTTCTGGCGGGCGATCATGGCCGCCACCAGCGCCGTGGCCCGCGCGCCGGCGCCGCCGCGGTCCTGCATGGCGGTGAGCGAGCGGGTCATCCAGCGGGCGCCGGTGCGCAGCGTGCGCACCCGGGCCTCCACGATGCCGAGGTAGCGCGCCGAGTCGGCCGGGTCCACGCCGGCGCGGTCCAGCCCGGCCTGGGCCAGCGGCAGGAGGCGGTCGAGCAGCAGCGGCTGGGCCAGCGTCTCCTCGCCGTCCAGCCAGGTGAGGCGGGCGCCCAGGCCGTCGCGGGCCGCGGCGTACAGGTTGGCGCGGGCGTGGCCCACGTCGAGCCTGGCCGGCAGGTCGTCGAGGGTGGCCCCGAGCTCGCTCATCAGGCCGAGCCAGAGCGCCGCGCTGGCCACCTCGTCGGCGATGGTGGGGCCGGCGGGCAGCACCCGGAGCTCGATGCGCAGGTGCGGCTTGCCGTTCTCCGAGATGCCGTAGCAGGGGCGGTTCCAGCGGTAGATGGTGCCGTTGTGGAGCCGCAGCGCCTTCAGGTCCGGGATCCGGCCGCTCGCCAGCACGGCCAGCGAGTCCTCGCCCGGATCGGTGCCCACCAGCAGCCGGAAGCGGCTGACGTTGTCCTTGAAGAGGTCGGCCACCTGGCCGGACAGCCAGTGGGTGCCGAAGGAGACGCGCCCCTGCGCGTCGCGCAGGTGCAGGCCGGGGGTGCGGATGTCCACCGCCTGCTCGAAGAGGGCGATGCGGGTCTCGGCCCAGAGCCGGCGCCCGAACAGCACCGAGGAGTTGGTGCCCGAGGCCAGCACCGGCGCCAGCAGCGCCTGCGCCAGGTTGTAGTGGTGGGCGAAGCGCTCCGGCTCGGCCAGCTGCAGGTGGACCTGGAAGCTGGCGTTGCAGGCCTCCACCATCACCGAGTCGTGCCGCACCACCAGCTCGTCGATGCCCTTGATGGAGAAGGTGTAGTCCTGCCCGCGCGCCTCGTTCATGACCCGGTTCAGCGTCATGTACCGCGGGTTCGGCACCATGTTGCGCAGGCCGAGGTCGCTGGTGGTGATGGTGGGCAGGATCCCGGCCAGCACCGGCTGCTGGCCGATGGCGGCGGCGGCGTCGCGCACCTTGCCGTAGAGCTGCGCCAGCTGCGCCTCGAGCTGCCGCAGCCCGGCCCCGCCGAGCGGCTGCGGGTCGGCGTTCGCCTCCAGGTTGAAGAGGCCGAGCTCGGTGGTGTAGTGCGGGTCGTCGAGCCGCCGGAGCAGGTCGAGCGCGCCCGGGGCCGGGTGGTAGGCCTGGTCCACCAGGAACAGCTCCTGCTCCGCGCCGATGCGGGAGACGCCCCGCTCGAAGAGCCCCTCGGCCTGCATCCGCTCCAGGGCCTGGATGTCGGTGAGCACGGCGCGCATGAAGCGGCGCCGCTCCTCGCCGGAGAGCTCGCCGTCGGTCCGCTTGTGCTCGTGGGTGTCGTCCATGGCGGCGCCCTCCTAGCGGGTCCACTGCTCGAGGTACTGGGGGAGCATCTTTCGCCAGGTGATCCAGTCGTGGTGCCACTCCGGGCCCCAGCTGTCCACGTGGTTGGGGATCCCCTTGGCGCCGAGCACGTTGGCCAGCCCGAAGCTCTCGCCCAGGTTCTCGAAGCGCCCCTCGCCGGTGACGAACTGGATGAAGCGGGTGCGCAGCACCTCGAGGTGGAGCCCCTCGAGGTGGGGGACGAAGAGCAGCGGCGAGGAGACCTGGAAGGCCTGGTTGGGCGTGGGGACCTCGATGAAGCGCATCAGGTCGAAGGTCCCGCTCATGGCCAGCGCCCGGTGGAACAGGTCGGGGAAGCGGCACACCACCGCGGCCGCGTGGAAGGCGCCGATGGAGGCGCCGGCGCTCCAGATGGGGACGTCCGGGGCCTGGCAGTCGAGGCGGATGGCGGGCACCACCTCGTGCTTCACGTACTGGTGGAACTCGTGCTGCAGCTGCATGCGGTGGTCGGGGCTGCCGGTCCGGTTGAACCAGGCCGCGCCGGCCACGCTGTCGCAGGAGTAGATCTTGACCTTCCGGGCCTCCAGCAGCGGCCGCAGCGCCGCGATGAGCTGGAAGCGCTCGATCTCCTCGGCGTCGCCGCCGGCGGTGGGGAAGACCAGCACCGGCTGGCCCACGTCGCCCCAGCGGGCCAGGGTGACGTCGCAGCCCAGCCGCGAGGAGTGCCAGCGCGCCTTCTGGAAGGAGCTCACGGGCCGCCCTCCCGCCGCCACTGCTGGATGCGGCCCCAGAACAGCTCGGTGAAGCGCTCGACCTCGTGGGCGGGGAAGAGGGCGGTCACCTTCTGGCGCACCGCGTCCTTGGCCTCCGGCGTGGTGAAGAACTGGTCGGTCACCTCGTCGAGGTGGCCGAGGTGCGCGGCGCACCAGTCCTCGAAGCGGGCGGCCTCGAAGCGCGCCTCGGCGATGGCCGCGTAGCGGTCCAGCTTCTCGGAGAAGGGCAGGTCCTGCGCCGCCACGGCCAGGAAGGGGGCCCAGTCCAGGTTCTTGGGCATGGGGCGCTTGGTGGCGGCGCAGTAGAGCGTCCAGCGCAGGTAGGCCTTCACCAGCCAGGGGAAGTGGAAGTGCAGCGAGGTGACCTGCGAGTCCGGGCAGGGGTTGGCGAAGTCGATGGGGTGCCAGGTGCCGGCGCGGCGCAGCGCCTCGCAGGAGTTGAACTCCCAGCCGAAGAAGGCGTTGATGGTCAGGGTGAGCTTGCGCAGGTGCTCGGTGTCGGCGGCCGGCATGAAGCCGGTCCGCATGGTGTAGCGGTCGTGCAGCGCCGCGCCGGGGTCGTACAGGACGCAGCGGGTCTGCGGGCCGAAGCCGATGCAGCGCACGAACAGGTCGAAGCCCTCCACCGAGGCCTGCGCGTGCATCACCGACTTGCCGCTCTCCTCGTAGGCCTTCCAGGCGGCCTTGGCGTCGGCCACCCGGGTGACGGCGCGCCAGCCGCCGCCGTCGTAGGGCTTGAGGTAGAAGGGCCAGCCGAGGCGGTCGCCGATGGCGGCCACGTCGAAGAGCCGGGCGTAGCGGTGCAGGGTGGGGCGCAGGTCCGGGGTCGGCTCGTGGCTCTTGGGCGGCAGCATCCAGGTCTCGGGGATGGGCATCCCGAGCCGCATCATGGCCGCGTAGGAGGTGTGCTTCTCGTTGGCCTGCACGCTCCAGGGGTTGTTGAAGACGTACAGGTCGTCCACCAGGATGGCCTTCTTGATCCACTCCCGGCTGGTGTGGAACCAGTGCGTCAGGCGGTCCACCACCACGTCGTACTTGACGGGCTGGCGCAGGTCGAAGGGCTCGATGGTGACCCGCTCGACCTCGAAGCGCAGCGTGTCGCCCTGGTGCGGCACGC is a window from the Anaeromyxobacter sp. genome containing:
- a CDS encoding CBS domain-containing protein, yielding MDDTHEHKRTDGELSGEERRRFMRAVLTDIQALERMQAEGLFERGVSRIGAEQELFLVDQAYHPAPGALDLLRRLDDPHYTTELGLFNLEANADPQPLGGAGLRQLEAQLAQLYGKVRDAAAAIGQQPVLAGILPTITTSDLGLRNMVPNPRYMTLNRVMNEARGQDYTFSIKGIDELVVRHDSVMVEACNASFQVHLQLAEPERFAHHYNLAQALLAPVLASGTNSSVLFGRRLWAETRIALFEQAVDIRTPGLHLRDAQGRVSFGTHWLSGQVADLFKDNVSRFRLLVGTDPGEDSLAVLASGRIPDLKALRLHNGTIYRWNRPCYGISENGKPHLRIELRVLPAGPTIADEVASAALWLGLMSELGATLDDLPARLDVGHARANLYAAARDGLGARLTWLDGEETLAQPLLLDRLLPLAQAGLDRAGVDPADSARYLGIVEARVRTLRTGARWMTRSLTAMQDRGGAGARATALVAAMIARQKSGKVVSEWEGAQLDENDSARTGHHRVGQHMTTDLVTLRPDDPVELAAELMSWRRLRHLPVEDEAGRLVGLVSRRGVERHLAALATHPPPPGAPSTPVAEVMKRSLITVTPEAPVLMALHLMKQNRIGCLPVKQGEHLVAILTAEDLLDLAPGVLAPGAAPPAAPSEER